A single region of the Gossypium arboreum isolate Shixiya-1 chromosome 12, ASM2569848v2, whole genome shotgun sequence genome encodes:
- the LOC108477412 gene encoding uncharacterized protein LOC108477412: MKFLEYTPLDRINDFLSELNLGERTIKGRLEAYSCKHTGTDKKLSLSLENEILDYLGKSSDTDSSSPVEFLLSRSSRKTLIYLVLTLYHMYPDYDLSAVKAHQFLTEESWDTFKQIFDTNMLEASKEWIEAYGGSSLLETIYKPLDEVVKLSECEIYSYNPDSDADPFLEKGAIWSFSFFFYNRKLKRVVSSSFCCLSNLVADGFAADNLCYEEDGEIFDNMDI; the protein is encoded by the exons ATGAAGTTCTTAGAATACACTCCGCTTGACCG AATAAATGATTTCTTGAGTGAATTAAACCTCGGTGAGCGTACCATCAAAGGAAGACTTGAAGCATACTCTT GCAAACACACAGGAACAGATAAAAAACTATCTCTCAGTTTGGAGAATGAG ATCCTTGACTATCTGGGGAAATCCTCAGATACTGACTCCTCCTCACCAGTTGAATTCCTGTTGAGTAGATCAAG TCGGAAGACATTGATTTATCTGGTGCTTACCCTCTATCACATGTATCCTGATTATGACTTAAG TGCAGTTAAAGCACACCAGTTCTTAACAGAGGAAAGCTGGGATACCTTTAAACAGATTTTTGATACCAACATGCTTGAAGCGTCAAAG GAATGGATCGAGGCATATGGGGGCAGTTCACTCCTCGAAACGATTTATAAGCCTCTAGATGAG GTTGTGAAACTCTCGGAGTGCGAAATTTATAGTTATAATCCAGACTCTGATGCAGATCCCTTTCTGGAGAAAGGGGCAAT ATGGTCATTCAGTTTCTTCTTCTACAATAGGAAACTAAAGCGTGTAGTGAGTTCAAGCTTTTGCTGCTTAAG TAACTTGGTGGCTGATGGTTTTGCTGCTGACAACTTGTGTTACGAGGAAGATGGTGAAATATTTGATAACATGGATATATGA